In Desulfobacterales bacterium, the following are encoded in one genomic region:
- a CDS encoding ATP-binding cassette domain-containing protein, with the protein MALITFQEVCLGFGNAPLLDRVSLRIEPGERVCLKGRNGEGKSTLMKLMAGDLVPDSGRVLRRPGLRIGRLDQEVPGSLTGSVFDVVAGGLGGMMGPLARHHALITRLAGESGESLLNDLAAVEQELETSGAWSFQQRIDTVLTRLKLEPGQLFEHLSGGMKRRVLLARALAIGPDLLLLDEPTNHLDIESIAWLEEFLLNSGPALLFVTHDRWFLQKLATRILDLDRGRVTSWPGDYETYLRRKEESLAVESAHQAEFDRKLAREEVWIRKGIKARRTRNEGRVRALVEMRQERRARREQLGRVRMEVAGATMSGKLVASLRKVSYSFADTGKEIIKDLTATVFRGDKIGLIGPNGIGKTTLLRLLLGELAPTKGQIRLGTNLAPGYFDQQRDQLDREKSVIDNLGDGTEFVEINGRQRHMIGYLRDFLFTPDRARSPVKILSGGERNRLLLARLFARPSNILVLDEPTNDLDMETLELLEELLLDYSGTVLLVSHDRAFINNVVTSTLVFEGNGLVREYAGGYDDWLRQRATPEPDKGTAGTIKKERVKSRANGPRKLTFKEARELEGLPGRIEALEQEQEKLYATMAGPAFYQGDGAEIARARERLAELERIVAAAYDRWEGLESVQEQYLAAKG; encoded by the coding sequence ATGGCACTAATTACCTTTCAGGAGGTCTGTCTCGGTTTTGGCAACGCTCCGCTCCTTGACCGGGTTTCCCTGCGGATCGAGCCCGGTGAACGGGTCTGTCTGAAGGGCCGCAACGGAGAGGGCAAGTCCACCTTGATGAAGCTGATGGCCGGCGATCTGGTCCCGGACAGCGGCCGGGTGCTGCGCCGGCCGGGCCTGCGGATCGGCCGGCTGGATCAGGAGGTGCCCGGATCTCTGACCGGGAGTGTCTTTGATGTGGTGGCTGGCGGCCTGGGCGGGATGATGGGGCCTCTTGCCCGCCATCATGCGCTGATCACCCGCCTGGCCGGGGAGTCCGGCGAATCCCTGCTTAATGATCTGGCAGCGGTGGAGCAGGAACTTGAGACCAGCGGGGCCTGGAGCTTCCAGCAGCGGATCGATACCGTGCTGACCCGGCTCAAGCTTGAGCCGGGTCAGCTGTTCGAGCATCTGTCCGGCGGGATGAAACGGCGGGTGTTGCTGGCCCGGGCCCTGGCCATCGGCCCGGACCTGCTCCTTTTGGACGAGCCCACCAACCATCTTGATATCGAGTCCATTGCCTGGCTGGAGGAATTTTTGCTCAACAGCGGCCCGGCCCTGCTCTTTGTCACCCATGACCGCTGGTTTTTACAGAAGCTGGCCACCCGGATACTCGATCTGGACCGGGGCCGGGTGACCAGTTGGCCGGGTGATTACGAGACCTATCTGCGGCGCAAGGAGGAGTCCCTGGCCGTTGAGAGTGCCCACCAGGCCGAGTTCGACCGCAAACTGGCCCGGGAGGAGGTCTGGATCCGCAAGGGGATCAAGGCCCGCCGGACCAGAAACGAGGGGAGGGTGCGGGCCCTGGTCGAAATGCGGCAGGAACGCCGGGCCCGGCGGGAACAACTGGGCCGGGTGCGGATGGAGGTGGCCGGGGCCACCATGTCCGGCAAGCTGGTGGCAAGCCTGCGGAAGGTCTCCTACAGCTTTGCCGATACCGGCAAGGAGATCATAAAAGATCTGACCGCCACGGTTTTCCGGGGCGACAAGATCGGCCTGATCGGCCCCAACGGGATCGGCAAGACCACCCTGCTCCGCCTGCTGCTCGGCGAACTTGCCCCCACAAAAGGACAAATCCGGCTGGGCACCAACCTTGCGCCCGGCTATTTCGATCAGCAGCGCGATCAGCTTGACAGGGAGAAGAGCGTGATCGACAACCTGGGGGACGGCACCGAGTTTGTGGAGATCAACGGCCGGCAGCGCCATATGATCGGTTATCTGCGCGATTTTCTCTTTACCCCGGACCGGGCCCGCTCGCCGGTTAAGATCCTGTCCGGCGGCGAGCGCAACCGGCTGCTCCTGGCCAGGCTCTTTGCCCGGCCGTCAAACATCCTGGTACTGGACGAGCCCACCAATGACCTGGATATGGAGACCCTGGAACTGCTGGAAGAGCTGCTCCTGGACTACAGCGGCACCGTGCTGCTGGTCAGCCATGACCGGGCCTTTATCAATAACGTGGTCACCAGCACCCTGGTCTTTGAGGGCAACGGCCTGGTCCGGGAGTATGCCGGCGGCTATGATGACTGGCTCCGGCAGCGGGCAACGCCGGAACCGGACAAGGGGACGGCTGGAACGATCAAAAAGGAACGGGTGAAGTCACGGGCCAACGGACCGCGCAAGCTTACCTTTAAGGAGGCCCGGGAACTGGAAGGGCTGCCCGGCCGGATTGAGGCCCTGGAGCAGGAGCAGGAAAAACTCTACGCTACCATGGCCGGTCCGGCGTTCTACCAGGGCGATGGGGCTGAGATCGCCCGGGCCAGGGAGCGGTTGGCGGAACTGGAGAGGATTGTGGCTGCCGCCTATGACCGCTGGGAGGGGCTGGAGTCGGTTCAGGAGCAATACCTGGCGGCAAAGGGCTGA
- a CDS encoding DEAD/DEAH box helicase, with amino-acid sequence MTSFAALGIHPDIIRGLEELGFTEPTPVQEQVIPTALEERADLVVLAQTGTGKTGAFGIPLLQLCDPGRKKPQALVLCPTRELCLQVARDLAGFSRFQAAITVVPVYGGAPIDRQIKALRQGVQIIVATPGRLHDLLRRGVADLSALHAVVLDEADEMLQMGFQDELNAILGQTPDNKTCLLFSATMPREVAGIAGRYMRRPREIVVGRRNGGVDTVSHLFYLVQARDRYPALRRIADSIPGLYAIIFCRTRQETQEVADRLVRDGYRADALHGDLSQGQRDQVMNKFRCRQVELLVATDVAARGLDVHDLTHVINYNLPDSADNYTHRSGRTGRAGKAGVSIALIHLKEQYKIREIASRLKVKFKKARVPTGLEVCEKRLLGLIDTVEAESVDHAAIEPFWPVISARLAGLERDELIKRFVSLAFKETLAAYRNAPDLNVPDSRSQGPPKQQPGPGPDRHGGRTRFTRFRLNVGYKDGMQPRRLIGQINEIMGPRIRVGKIEVSEHTTMLEADSRFSPQVVRAFQYLMINGKHVVIETGRDREEKGLKTNSRKPFKKTKPFGLKRKQPRIPAKG; translated from the coding sequence ATGACCTCATTCGCAGCACTCGGCATCCACCCGGATATCATCCGCGGCCTGGAGGAACTGGGCTTTACCGAGCCCACCCCGGTCCAGGAGCAGGTAATCCCAACGGCCCTGGAGGAACGGGCCGACCTGGTGGTGCTCGCCCAGACCGGCACCGGCAAGACCGGCGCCTTTGGCATCCCCCTGCTCCAGCTATGCGATCCCGGCCGGAAAAAACCCCAGGCCCTGGTCCTCTGCCCGACCAGGGAACTCTGCCTCCAGGTGGCCCGGGACCTGGCCGGTTTCAGCCGCTTCCAGGCGGCGATCACAGTGGTCCCGGTGTACGGCGGCGCGCCCATCGACCGCCAGATCAAGGCCCTGCGCCAGGGGGTACAGATCATTGTCGCCACCCCCGGCCGTCTCCACGACCTGCTCCGCCGGGGGGTGGCCGACCTGTCCGCCCTCCACGCCGTGGTGCTGGACGAGGCCGACGAGATGCTGCAGATGGGTTTCCAGGACGAACTCAACGCTATCCTCGGCCAGACCCCGGACAACAAGACCTGCCTGCTCTTTTCCGCGACCATGCCCAGGGAGGTGGCCGGGATAGCCGGCCGCTACATGCGCCGGCCGCGGGAGATCGTGGTCGGCCGCCGCAACGGCGGGGTGGATACCGTCAGTCATCTCTTTTACCTGGTCCAGGCCCGGGACCGCTACCCTGCCTTGCGGCGCATTGCCGACAGCATCCCCGGTCTCTATGCGATCATTTTCTGCCGGACCCGGCAGGAGACCCAGGAGGTGGCCGACCGGCTGGTCCGGGACGGCTACCGGGCCGACGCCCTGCACGGCGACCTGTCCCAGGGCCAGCGCGACCAGGTGATGAACAAATTCCGTTGCCGCCAGGTAGAGCTGCTGGTGGCCACCGATGTGGCGGCCCGGGGCCTGGACGTGCATGATCTCACCCATGTAATCAACTACAACCTGCCGGACAGCGCTGACAACTACACCCACCGCAGCGGCCGGACCGGCCGGGCCGGCAAGGCCGGCGTCTCCATCGCCCTGATCCATTTAAAGGAGCAGTACAAGATCAGGGAAATTGCAAGCCGGCTGAAGGTCAAGTTCAAAAAGGCCCGGGTGCCCACCGGCCTTGAGGTCTGCGAGAAACGGTTGCTGGGCCTGATCGATACCGTGGAAGCCGAGTCAGTGGATCATGCCGCCATCGAGCCCTTCTGGCCGGTTATCTCGGCCCGGCTTGCCGGTCTGGAGCGGGATGAGCTGATCAAGCGGTTCGTCTCCCTGGCGTTCAAGGAGACCCTGGCGGCTTATCGCAACGCCCCTGACCTCAATGTGCCCGATAGTCGTAGCCAGGGACCGCCGAAGCAACAGCCAGGACCCGGGCCGGACCGGCATGGCGGCCGGACCCGGTTCACCCGGTTCCGGCTCAACGTGGGATACAAGGACGGGATGCAGCCCAGACGGCTGATCGGGCAAATCAATGAAATCATGGGTCCGCGGATCAGGGTCGGCAAAATAGAGGTCAGCGAGCACACCACCATGCTGGAGGCGGACAGCCGCTTCAGCCCCCAGGTGGTCCGCGCCTTTCAGTACCTGATGATCAACGGCAAACACGTTGTCATCGAAACGGGCCGGGACCGGGAGGAAAAAGGGCTGAAAACCAACAGCCGCAAACCATTTAAAAAAACCAAGCCCTTTGGCCTGAAAAGGAAACAGCCCCGCATCCCTGCAAAAGGCTGA
- the rmuC gene encoding DNA recombination protein RmuC: MVETIDILFVLAGLVGGFGIAWFILRGRRRLFEEQVRGERTATARLLQDREQQLAEARESARLLREELDGLLTRFREQGERRAAAEEKCGRIAELEQALDDREKAARALRDENTGLKTRLSGLETRLVEEQKRSEEKLLLLAEARDQLKIEFQNLAQKIFEEKGQKFTEQNRVNLDGVLRPMREQLAEFKKRVEDVYDKESKERLSLLHEIGTLKALNQRISEDAVNLTNALKGQSKTQGAWGEMILERVLEESGLRKGREYESQSGFTGEQGQQLRPDVVVHLPEGKDVVIDSKVSLTAYERFCAAATEEERARQLKLHIASLRAHVKGLSDKNYTGLAGIRSLDFVLLFLPVEGAFLAAVDSDSGLFNDALSKNILLVCPSTLLATLRTIQNIWRYEYQNRNALEIAKKAGDLYDKFVGFVEALEDVGHKIAKARDAYDTAHKRLVSGRGNLIRRARDLERLGVKARKSLPGELVNEAEPDQGPDAGGGNSPADTNS, translated from the coding sequence ATGGTCGAAACAATTGATATTCTCTTTGTCCTGGCCGGGCTGGTGGGCGGCTTCGGCATTGCCTGGTTTATCCTCCGGGGCCGGCGGCGGCTCTTTGAGGAGCAGGTCCGGGGCGAACGAACCGCAACGGCCCGGTTGCTCCAGGACCGGGAGCAGCAACTGGCCGAGGCCCGGGAGTCGGCCCGTCTGCTCCGGGAAGAACTGGATGGTCTGCTGACCCGGTTCCGGGAACAGGGCGAGCGGCGGGCCGCGGCCGAGGAGAAGTGCGGCCGCATTGCGGAGCTGGAACAGGCCCTTGATGACCGGGAAAAGGCGGCCCGGGCCCTGCGGGATGAGAATACCGGGTTAAAGACCAGGCTCTCCGGGCTTGAGACCCGGCTGGTTGAGGAACAGAAGCGTTCCGAGGAGAAACTGCTTCTGCTCGCCGAGGCCCGGGACCAGTTGAAGATCGAATTTCAGAATCTGGCCCAGAAGATCTTTGAGGAAAAGGGGCAGAAGTTCACTGAGCAGAACCGGGTCAACCTGGACGGGGTACTCCGGCCGATGCGGGAACAACTGGCCGAGTTCAAGAAACGGGTCGAGGACGTCTATGACAAGGAGTCCAAGGAGCGGCTTTCCCTGCTCCACGAGATCGGTACCCTCAAGGCCCTGAACCAGCGGATCAGCGAAGACGCTGTCAACCTGACCAATGCCCTGAAGGGCCAGAGCAAGACCCAGGGGGCCTGGGGCGAGATGATCCTGGAGCGGGTCCTTGAGGAGTCCGGCCTGCGCAAGGGGCGGGAATATGAGAGCCAGTCCGGTTTTACCGGTGAGCAGGGGCAACAACTGCGGCCCGACGTGGTGGTGCACCTGCCCGAGGGCAAGGACGTGGTCATAGATTCCAAGGTCTCGCTCACTGCTTATGAACGTTTCTGCGCCGCGGCCACGGAGGAGGAACGGGCCCGGCAGCTCAAGCTGCACATCGCCTCGCTCAGGGCCCATGTCAAGGGGTTGAGCGACAAGAACTACACCGGGTTGGCCGGGATCCGCTCCCTGGACTTTGTCCTCCTGTTCCTGCCCGTTGAGGGCGCCTTTCTGGCGGCCGTTGACAGCGACTCCGGTCTGTTCAACGACGCCTTAAGCAAAAACATTCTTCTGGTCTGTCCCTCCACCCTGCTCGCCACCCTGCGCACCATCCAGAATATCTGGCGCTACGAGTATCAGAACCGCAACGCCCTGGAGATCGCCAAAAAGGCCGGTGACCTCTACGATAAGTTCGTCGGCTTTGTCGAGGCCCTGGAGGATGTGGGCCACAAGATCGCCAAGGCCCGCGATGCCTATGACACGGCCCATAAGCGGTTGGTCAGCGGCCGGGGCAACCTGATCAGGAGGGCCCGGGACCTGGAACGGCTCGGGGTCAAGGCCCGCAAATCCCTGCCCGGGGAACTGGTCAATGAGGCGGAGCCGGACCAGGGGCCGGACGCCGGAGGAGGCAACTCTCCGGCAGACACTAACTCCTAA
- the mtnA gene encoding S-methyl-5-thioribose-1-phosphate isomerase: MNVDNTHYRTIWPAEDKKTIQIIDQRQLPHWFVIKDLATVEDFATAIREMHVRGAGLIGATAGFGMYIAALTAQPDNFDRDIRAAADRLIATRPTAANLAWAVQRQLAAMAGAATVADKINTAFATACAIADQDAEFCRRIGEHGLKIIEEISRRKDGTAVNILTHCNAGWLAFVDYGSATAPIYAAHQEKIPVHVWVDETRPWNQGARLTAWELGQEGVPHTLIVDNCGGHLMQHGLVDLVIVGTDRTTRTGDVANKIGTYLKALAAMDCGVPFYVALPSSTFDWTIRHGLTEIPIEQRSGDEIRYVTGLGPDRTPATVLISPPDTRTANYGFDITPARLITGLISERGVMAADESSILALYPEYR, encoded by the coding sequence ATGAACGTTGACAATACCCATTACCGGACCATCTGGCCGGCTGAAGATAAAAAGACGATCCAGATCATCGATCAACGCCAGCTGCCGCATTGGTTCGTGATCAAGGACCTGGCCACGGTGGAAGATTTCGCGACCGCCATCCGCGAGATGCATGTCCGCGGCGCCGGGCTGATCGGCGCCACCGCCGGGTTCGGGATGTACATCGCCGCCCTGACCGCGCAACCGGATAATTTCGACCGGGATATCCGGGCCGCGGCCGACCGGCTGATCGCCACCCGGCCCACGGCCGCGAACCTGGCCTGGGCCGTGCAACGGCAACTGGCCGCCATGGCCGGGGCCGCCACAGTGGCGGACAAGATCAACACCGCCTTTGCCACTGCCTGCGCCATTGCCGACCAGGATGCGGAATTCTGCCGGAGAATCGGTGAGCACGGCTTGAAAATCATCGAGGAAATCAGTAGACGCAAGGACGGGACAGCGGTCAACATCCTCACCCACTGCAATGCCGGCTGGCTGGCCTTTGTGGATTACGGCTCAGCCACCGCGCCGATATATGCCGCGCATCAAGAGAAAATTCCGGTCCATGTCTGGGTTGACGAAACCAGGCCCTGGAACCAGGGCGCCCGGCTGACCGCCTGGGAACTGGGCCAGGAGGGGGTTCCCCATACCCTGATCGTTGACAACTGCGGCGGCCACCTGATGCAGCATGGTCTGGTCGATCTGGTGATCGTCGGCACCGACCGGACCACCCGCACCGGTGACGTGGCCAACAAGATCGGCACCTATCTCAAGGCCCTGGCGGCCATGGACTGCGGGGTCCCCTTTTATGTGGCCCTGCCCTCCTCCACCTTTGACTGGACCATCCGGCACGGCCTGACCGAGATTCCGATTGAGCAACGAAGCGGCGACGAGATAAGGTATGTCACCGGCCTGGGTCCGGACCGGACCCCGGCCACGGTGTTGATCAGTCCGCCGGATACCCGGACGGCCAACTACGGCTTTGATATCACCCCGGCCCGGCTGATCACCGGCCTGATCAGTGAACGGGGGGTGATGGCGGCCGATGAATCGTCGATCCTGGCCCTGTACCCCGAGTATCGTTAG
- a CDS encoding EAL domain-containing protein — MTDPSQTSCRSSYTVLAVVAPGKTRLSITSLLVSRNFSVLEAENSSQYAGIMETNKPDLVLLDLQLPGADPLEMVRTLTRDSLQTPLLVLSDQEHIADALQALRLGAWDLVARSVADSPALLLHAIDKARERAELLRLSQRYQARLDEEEKKQGKKKTGPDLATTPADNSGPEENTAPLDHHFLQTIIDGLIEPAQLIDLNKKVLMMNQAARDLLSAELLEQEELYCYQTVPRFSASCSENMHQCPLEDVKKTGRPVTIVQTRPGDNGEENVCEIKASPLWNEEGTLSGCLEIFRNQSADETARTELRNDESRLYYLSQHDPLTNLPNRMLFQDRLQMLMAKAQRHKNLVAVLFLDLDRFKKINETLGHEAGDKVLREIAGRLQGCLRRSDTVARLSGDEFGIILDDIKDSKYVTVVTRNIMAALAKPFLIEKFELVVSTSIGISLYPEDSVDSDGLMQCADSAMFRAKESGRNNYQFYTAGTNTRAFEFLLLENGLRKALELDELTLYYQPQFDTAANRLMGAEALVRWHHPEKGLLAPGNFIPLAEETGLIEPIGEWVMRTACAQNKAWQEQGFPPITMAVNVSGRQFRQRDFYGLVTDILARSGLDPRFLELELTESIIVQDVEKNIRILNKIADMGIQIAIDDFGTGYSSLSYLRLFPITRLKIDRSFIKQIHTNPNDAVIVSSIIALARNMNLHTTAEGVELEAQLALLHKQDCFNIQGFLFGKPLPAREFVRFFGQGQPTPRIARST, encoded by the coding sequence ATGACAGATCCATCCCAGACGTCCTGCCGCTCCAGCTACACGGTTCTGGCCGTTGTTGCCCCCGGTAAAACGCGTCTCTCCATCACCTCTCTTCTCGTCAGCCGGAACTTCTCTGTCCTTGAGGCTGAAAACAGCAGCCAATATGCCGGGATCATGGAAACGAACAAACCGGACCTGGTGCTCCTTGATCTGCAGCTTCCAGGTGCCGATCCCCTGGAGATGGTGCGGACCCTTACCCGCGACTCGTTGCAAACGCCGCTGCTCGTCCTGTCCGACCAGGAGCATATCGCCGACGCGCTCCAGGCCCTGCGTCTCGGGGCCTGGGACCTGGTTGCCAGATCCGTTGCTGATTCCCCGGCGCTCTTGCTCCATGCCATTGACAAGGCCAGGGAGCGGGCGGAGCTGCTTCGCCTCTCCCAACGGTATCAGGCCCGGCTTGACGAAGAGGAAAAGAAGCAGGGGAAGAAAAAGACCGGTCCGGACCTTGCGACAACGCCTGCTGACAACTCCGGGCCGGAAGAAAATACCGCTCCCCTTGACCACCATTTTCTCCAGACCATCATCGACGGGTTAATCGAGCCGGCCCAGTTGATCGATCTGAACAAAAAGGTGCTGATGATGAACCAGGCGGCCCGGGACCTTCTGTCCGCCGAACTCCTGGAGCAAGAGGAACTGTACTGTTATCAGACCGTTCCCCGTTTCAGCGCCTCCTGTTCCGAAAACATGCACCAGTGCCCCCTGGAGGATGTTAAAAAAACCGGCCGGCCGGTCACAATCGTCCAGACCCGGCCCGGTGACAATGGCGAGGAAAATGTCTGTGAGATCAAGGCCTCGCCCCTGTGGAATGAAGAGGGCACCCTGAGCGGGTGCCTTGAGATCTTCCGGAACCAGTCGGCCGACGAGACGGCCAGGACTGAACTGCGTAATGATGAATCGCGCCTCTACTACCTGTCCCAGCACGACCCGCTCACCAATCTTCCCAACCGGATGCTGTTTCAGGACCGGCTGCAGATGCTGATGGCCAAGGCCCAGCGCCACAAGAACCTGGTGGCGGTCCTGTTTCTCGACCTGGACCGATTCAAGAAGATCAACGAGACCCTGGGCCATGAGGCCGGCGACAAGGTACTGCGGGAGATCGCCGGCCGGCTGCAGGGCTGCCTGCGCCGGAGTGATACCGTGGCCCGGCTGAGCGGCGACGAGTTCGGCATAATTCTCGACGACATCAAGGACTCCAAGTATGTGACCGTGGTCACCCGCAACATCATGGCGGCCCTGGCCAAACCGTTTCTGATCGAAAAGTTCGAACTGGTTGTCTCCACCAGCATCGGCATCAGCCTCTATCCCGAGGACAGCGTTGACAGCGACGGGCTGATGCAGTGCGCTGACTCGGCCATGTTCCGGGCCAAGGAGTCCGGCCGCAACAATTACCAGTTCTACACCGCGGGCACCAATACCCGGGCCTTTGAATTCCTGCTGCTGGAGAACGGACTGCGCAAGGCCCTGGAGTTGGACGAACTGACCCTTTACTATCAGCCCCAGTTCGACACCGCGGCCAATCGCCTGATGGGCGCCGAGGCCCTGGTCCGCTGGCATCATCCGGAAAAGGGCCTGCTCGCCCCGGGAAACTTCATCCCGCTGGCCGAGGAGACCGGCCTGATCGAGCCCATCGGTGAATGGGTGATGCGCACGGCCTGCGCCCAGAACAAGGCCTGGCAGGAACAGGGCTTCCCGCCGATCACCATGGCGGTCAACGTCTCCGGCCGCCAGTTCCGGCAGCGGGATTTTTACGGGCTGGTGACCGATATCCTTGCCAGGTCCGGTCTTGACCCCCGGTTTCTCGAACTGGAACTCACCGAAAGCATCATTGTTCAGGATGTTGAGAAAAATATCCGCATCCTGAACAAAATCGCGGACATGGGCATCCAGATCGCCATTGACGATTTCGGCACCGGTTACTCCTCGCTCAGCTACCTGCGGCTCTTTCCCATCACCAGGCTCAAGATCGACCGCTCCTTTATCAAACAGATTCACACCAATCCCAACGATGCGGTGATCGTCTCCTCGATCATCGCCCTGGCCCGCAACATGAACCTCCATACCACGGCCGAGGGGGTTGAACTTGAGGCCCAGCTTGCCCTGCTCCACAAACAGGACTGCTTCAATATCCAGGGTTTCCTGTTCGGCAAACCGCTGCCGGCCCGGGAATTCGTCCGCTTCTTCGGCCAGGGCCAGCCCACACCCCGGATAGCCCGGTCAACCTAA
- a CDS encoding DEAD/DEAH box helicase: protein MERRAEGGDGAPLIRDRTRPVLVVGSDGFLLGAPATLVQRLKELLTIDNPKYKDARKYARWVGKNFKRKLYFYELEKEGIRFPRGFANHVVDLCRRLTGQGPRIVDQRRLLPEVEFSFQGQLRPYQDEAVKAVMARQFGVLVAGTGSGKTVMALAVIAARRQPTLILLHNKELLYQWQARVRQFLDIEPGLIGDGHYDVQPVSIGIVNTVRKHLDELPGCFGQLIVDECHRVPASLFTGVVTAFDCQYSLGLSATAFRREDGMTRLIYLFMGERVHQVDPRELEAVGAVLRPEYIQHPTGFRYSFRGDYQALMTALTADEARNQQIAADVAREVAAGQGVALVVSDRVAHCQYLADLLVERGINAVVLTGRLSGEERARIVEAVRGNRVQVLVSTLQLVGEGFDVAGLTSLFLTTPIKFTGRLQQVIGRILRPATGKQPRVIDYVDEQVGVLRASARNRRLIYS, encoded by the coding sequence ATGGAGAGACGAGCTGAAGGAGGCGATGGGGCGCCACTGATCCGGGATCGGACGCGACCGGTCCTGGTGGTCGGTTCCGACGGTTTTTTGCTGGGTGCCCCGGCCACCCTGGTTCAGCGGCTCAAGGAACTGCTCACCATTGACAACCCCAAGTATAAGGATGCCAGGAAGTACGCCCGCTGGGTGGGGAAAAATTTCAAGCGCAAACTATATTTCTATGAACTGGAAAAGGAGGGGATCCGGTTCCCGCGTGGTTTTGCCAATCATGTGGTGGACCTCTGCCGCCGCCTGACCGGGCAGGGGCCGCGGATCGTCGACCAGCGGCGGCTGCTGCCCGAGGTGGAGTTCAGTTTTCAGGGCCAACTGCGGCCCTATCAGGACGAGGCGGTCAAGGCGGTGATGGCGCGTCAGTTCGGGGTGCTGGTGGCCGGCACTGGTTCCGGCAAGACGGTGATGGCCCTGGCGGTGATCGCGGCCCGGCGGCAGCCGACCCTGATCCTGCTCCACAACAAGGAGTTATTGTACCAATGGCAGGCCCGGGTACGGCAGTTTCTTGATATCGAGCCCGGCCTGATCGGCGACGGCCATTATGATGTCCAGCCGGTGTCAATCGGTATTGTCAACACGGTGCGCAAGCATCTTGATGAACTGCCAGGCTGTTTCGGCCAGCTCATCGTCGATGAGTGTCACCGGGTGCCGGCCAGCCTGTTCACCGGGGTGGTCACCGCCTTTGACTGTCAGTACTCCCTGGGGCTGTCCGCCACTGCCTTTCGCCGCGAGGACGGGATGACCCGCCTTATCTATCTCTTTATGGGCGAACGGGTCCACCAGGTCGATCCCCGGGAACTGGAGGCGGTGGGCGCCGTGCTCCGGCCCGAGTACATCCAGCATCCCACCGGGTTCCGCTATTCCTTTCGTGGTGATTACCAGGCCCTGATGACCGCCCTGACCGCGGACGAGGCCCGCAACCAACAGATCGCCGCTGACGTGGCCCGGGAGGTGGCCGCTGGCCAGGGGGTGGCGCTGGTGGTCAGTGACCGGGTGGCCCATTGTCAGTATCTGGCTGATCTGCTGGTCGAGCGCGGGATTAACGCAGTGGTGTTGACCGGCCGGCTCTCCGGCGAGGAGCGGGCCCGGATCGTCGAGGCGGTAAGGGGAAACAGGGTCCAGGTTCTGGTCTCCACCCTGCAGCTGGTGGGCGAGGGGTTTGACGTTGCCGGCCTGACCTCTCTCTTCCTGACCACGCCGATTAAGTTTACCGGCCGGCTGCAGCAGGTGATCGGCCGGATTCTCCGGCCGGCTACCGGTAAACAGCCCCGGGTGATCGATTACGTTGACGAGCAGGTCGGGGTGCTTCGCGCCTCAGCCCGGAACCGGCGGCTGATTTACAGTTAG